The Medicago truncatula cultivar Jemalong A17 chromosome 4, MtrunA17r5.0-ANR, whole genome shotgun sequence genome includes a region encoding these proteins:
- the LOC25493243 gene encoding uncharacterized protein, producing the protein MSLTTSSRVSIFILFLAFVFPLSWTVEESSLEKILRNHGLPAGLFPRSVKSFKFDHQMGHLEVHLDRPCLAQYETRVFFDTIVKANLSFRQLQVFEGMSREELFLWLPVKDIFVVDPSSGVILIDIGFALKFLAFSRFDEPPICRSHLGLSFRMGGSKGTALEDQR; encoded by the exons ATGTCTCTGACAACTAGTTCTCGTGTCTCCATCTTCATTCTTTTCCTTGCCTTTGTCTTTCCTCTCTCTTGGACAGTCGAAGAATCTTCTCTTGAAAAGATTCTCCGCAACCATGGTCTTCCAGCTGGTCTCTTCCCTCGAAGTgtgaaatcattcaaatttgatCATCAAATGGGTCATTTAGAGGTACATTTAGACCGTCCTTGCCTAGCTCAATATGAAACCAGAGTGTTCTTTGACACTATTGTGAAAGCTAACCTCAGTTTCAGACAACTTCAAGTTTTCGAGGGTATGTCTCGTGAAGAGCTTTTCTTGTGGTTACCTGTTAAAGATATCTTTGTTGTGGATCCATCTTCTGGTGTAATTCTCATTGATATTGGTTTTGCTTTGAAGTTTCTCGCCTTCTCTCGTTTTGATGAGCCACCAATTTGTAGATCTCATCTTG GTCTTTCATTTCGTATGGGTGGAAGTAAAGGCACTGCATTGGAAGATCAAAGATAA
- the LOC25493244 gene encoding uncharacterized protein has protein sequence MSLTPRSHVPMFLLILVFILSLTWTTEESSLEKILHNHGLPAGLFPQSVKSFKLDQMGHLEVHFDRPCLAQYETTMFFDTVVKANLSYGQLKILEGMFSEELFLWLPVKDIMVIDPTSGLIVIDIGFAFKFLSLSRFDEPPICRSYLGLSFRMDGRKGIEFEDQRKGYSSFV, from the exons ATGTCTCTGACACCTAGGTCCCATGTCCCCATGTTCCTTCTTATCCTTGTTTTCATTCTTTCGCTCACATGGACAACTGAAGAATCTTCTCTTGAAAAGATTCTCCATAATCATGGCCTTCCAGCCGGTCTCTTCCCTCAAAGTGTAAAATCTTTCAAATTGGACCAAATGGGTCATTTAGAGGTACACTTCGATCGTCCATGTTTGGCTCAGTATGAAACAACAATGTTCTTTGACACCGTTGTGAAAGCCAACCTCAGTTATGGACAACTTAAGATTTTGGAGGGCATGTTTAGTGAAGAGCTTTTCTTGTGGCTACCTGTTAAGGATATCATGGTTATTGATCCAACTTCTGGTTTAATTGTCATTGAtattggatttgcctttaagtTTCTCTCTTTATCTCGTTTTGATGAACCTCCAATTTGTAGATCTTATCTTG GTCTTTCGTTTCGTATGGATGGAAGAAAGGGCATTGAATTTGAAGATCAGAGAAAAGGTTATTCATCATTTGTATAA
- the LOC25493245 gene encoding transcription factor DYT1: MEQEHDIRLSLSLEDLGFNAENDSNKRKSSKKYYNEDGTKVFLSKNAGSERKRKQRLNTKLFMLWSLVPMVTNMTKESIFNDAITYIKKLKDEVKSLTQELQAMEPKEKFKERAEPKIGDFLAEEVQVEKMDGNKLWVKMIFENKRGGFKKLMETMNDLGLEMIEANVTTIKGAYLITTFIKGMGGQRLDVHQVKHLLQDIIKII; encoded by the exons ATGGAACAAGAACATGATATCAGACTAAGTTTGTCTCTAGAAGATTTGGGTTTCAATGCTGAAAATGACAGCAATAAGAGAAAATCGAGCAAAAAGTACTATAATGAAGATGGCACAAAAGTGTTCCTATCAAAGAACGCTGGGTCAGAAAGAAAGAGGAAACAGAGACTCAATACCAAACTCTTCATGCTTTGGTCTTTAGTACCAATGGTCACAAAT ATGACCAAAGAAAGCATTTTCAACGATGCCATTACTTATATCAAGAAGCTTAAAGATGAAGTTAAGAGTCTCACGCAAGAGCTTCAAGCAATGGAACCAAAAGAAAAGTTTAAGGAAAGAGCTGAGCCAAAAATAGGTGATTTTCTTGCT GAAGAGGTTCAAGTGGAAAAAATGGATGGAAATAAGCTATGGGTTAAGATGATCTTTGAGAACAAGAGAGGAGGGTTCAAGAAATTAATGGAGACTATGAATGATTTAGGGCTTGAAATGATAGAAGCCAATGTAACAACCATAAAAGGAGCATATCTTATTACAACTTTCATAAAG gGAATGGGTGGTCAGCGACTTGATGTTCATCAAGTCAAACATTTGTTGCAAGATATAATCAAGATCATTTAG
- the LOC112421368 gene encoding pentatricopeptide repeat-containing protein At1g55890, mitochondrial, translating into MYRILQRSVHTITEKSPNNIKSISQDLYKEQNLKTLVEKFKKASDIDRFRKKNGIYEDTVRRLAGAKRFRWVRDIIEHQKSYADISNEGFSARLITLYGKSNMHRHAQKLFDEMPQRNCERSVLSLNALLAAYLHSKQYDVVERLFKKLPVQLSVKPDLVSYNTYIKALLEKGSFDSAVSVLEEMEKDGVESDLITFNTLLDGLYSKGRFEDGEKLWEKLGEKNVVPNIRTYNARLLGLAVAKRAGEAVEFYEEMEKKGVKPDLFSFNALIKGFANEGNLDEAKKWFGEIEKSEHDPSKRTYAIIVPFLCEKGDLKTAIEMVKQIFLTRCRVDVSLLQIVVDKLVSESMVSEAKEIVERGKNNSYCRYKLNLPADE; encoded by the coding sequence ATGTATCGCATTCTTCAACGCAGCGTTCATACCATAACAGAAAAATCACCCAACAACATCAAATCCATTTCACAAGACCTATACAAAGAACAAAATCTCAAAACACTCgttgaaaaattcaaaaaagctTCAGACATTGATCGTTTCCGTAAAAAAAACGGCATCTATGAAGACACCGTCCGCCGCCTCGCCGGAGCTAAACGCTTCCGGTGGGTCCGCGACATTATCGAGCATCAGAAGAGTTACGCTGATATATCAAATGAGGGTTTCTCGGCACGTTTGATTACGTTATATGGGAAATCGAATATGCATAGACATGCACAGAaactgtttgatgaaatgcctcAGAGAAACTGTGAGCGTTCTGTGCTTTCTCTCAATGCGTTGTTAGCTGCTTATCTTCATTCGAAGCAGTATGATGTTGTTGAGCGGCTTTTTAAGAAGCTTCCGGTTCAGTTATCTGTGAAACCTGATTTGGTTTCGTATAATACTTATATTAAGGCTTTGTTGGAAAAGGGTTCTTTTGATTCTGCGGTTTCGGTGCTTGAGGAAATGGAGAAGGATGGTGTGGAAAGTGATTTGATTACGTTTAATACGTTGCTTGATGGGTTGTATTCAAAGGGTCGTTTTGAGGATGGTGAGAAGCTGTGGGAGAAATTGGGTGAGAAGAATGTTGTTCCGAATATCCGGACTTATAATGCAAGGTTGTTGGGATTGGCTGTGGCGAAGAGAGCTGGTGAGGCTGTTGAGTTTTATGAGGAAATGGAGAAGAAGGGTGTGAAGCCTGATCTTTTTAGCTTCAATGCTTTGATTAAAGGTTTTGCGAATGAAGGGAATTTGGATGAAGCGAAGAAGTGGTTTGGTGAAATAGAGAAATCTGAGCATGATCCTAGTAAGCGAACTTATGCTATAATTGTTCCTTTTTTGTGTGAGAAGGGTGATTTGAAGACGGCTATTGAGATGGTTAAGCAGATATTTCTCACTCGCTGCCGTGTTGATGTGTCGTTGCTGCAGATTGTGGTGGACAAACTGGTGAGTGAGTCCATGGTTTCAGAGGCCAAGGAGATTGTGGAACGAGGTAAAAACAATAGTTACTGTCGCTATAAGCTAAATTTGCCAGCTGATGAGTGA
- the LOC25493246 gene encoding (3S,6E)-nerolidol synthase 1 — protein MAFSLSFATSTKHSTFSSNKTSNILEYNKTNLTSVFNQIHIPKSGKCKDDLHIRHAKALDEVKQVFVRNIRKNTDECLSMVDSIQRLGMEYNFEEEIEATLERKHTMLRFQNFQRNEYQGLSQAAFQFRMLRQEGYYISPDIFDKFCDNKGKLKYTFSEDINGMIALFEASQLSIEGEDCLDNVGQFCGQYLNDWSSTFHGHPQAKFVAHTLMYPTHKTLSRFTPTIMQSQNATWTNSIQQFSKIDTQMVSSSHLKEIFAVSKWWKDLGLPKDLEFARDEPIKWYSWSMACLPDPQFSEERIELTKPLSLIYIIDDIFDFYGNIDELTLFTDAVKRWDLSAIEQLPDCMKVCFKALYDITNEFALRTYIKHGWNPLTSLIKSWVRLLNAFLQEAKWFASGNVPKSEEYLKNAIVSTGVHVILVHAFFCMGQGITEKTVSLMDDFPTIISTTAKILRLCDDLEGDKDVNCEGNDGSYSKCYMKDNPGVSIGLTKEHMSEQISDAWKQLNKECLNTNPLPSSFTKLCLNAARMVPIMYNYDGNTPSKLEEYVKSLLNDGGYLQSIHSPTSEHSTV, from the exons ATggctttttctctttctttcgcTACTTCAACCAAACATTCAACGTTTTCTTCAAACAAAACCTCAAATATTTTGGAGTATAATAAAACCAATTTAACTTCTGTCTTCAATCAAATTCATATTCCTAAAAGTGGTAAATGCAAG GATGACCTTCATATAAGACATGCTAAAGCATTGGATGAAGTTAAGCAGGTATTTGTtagaaatataagaaaaaatacgGACGAATGTTTATCTATGGTGGATTCCATCCAAAGATTAGGCATGGAGTACAATTTTGAAGAGGAAATTGAAGCAACACTTGAAAGGAAGCACACTATGCTTAGATTTCAGAATTTCCAGAGAAATGAATATCAAGGACTGTCACAAGCTGCATTTCAATTTCGTATGTTGAGACAAGAAGGGTATTACATTAGCCCAG ACATATTTGATAAGTTTTGTGACAACAAAGGCAAACTCAAGTATACATTTTCTGAGGATATAAATGGAATGATTGCATTGTTTGAAGCTTCTCAATTGAGCATAGAAGGAGAAGACTGTCTTGACAATGTAGGACAGTTCTGCGGCCAATATCTTAATGACTGGTCATCAACATTTCATGGCCACCCTCAAGCCAAATTTGTGGCACACACTTTGATGTATCCAACTCATAAAACTTTGTCAAGATTCACACCAACAATAATGCAATCACAAAATGCAACATGGACAAACTCTATAcagcaattttcaaaaatagacACTCAAATGGTTTCCTCTTCACATCTCAAAGAAATTTTTGCTGTTTCCAA ATGGTGGAAAGACTTAGGTTTGCCAAAGGACTTGGAATTTGCTAGAGATGAACCAATTAAATGGTACTCGTGGTCAATGGCATGTCTCCCAGATCCACAATTCTCTGAAGAACGGATTGAGCTCACAAAGCCTCTATCCCTAATTTACATCATTGatgatatatttgatttttatggaAACATTGATGAACTTACTCTCTTTACAGATGCTGTTAAGAG ATGGGACTTGTCAGCTATTGAACAATTACCAGACTGCATGAAAGTGTGTTTCAAGGCTCTTTATGACATAACTAATGAATTTGCTCTTAGGACATACATCAAACATGGATGGAATCCTTTAACCTCATTAATAAAATCG TGGGTAAGACTCTTGAATGCTTTCTTGCAAGAAGCAAAATGGTTTGCTTCTGGGAATGTTCCAAAGTCAGAGGAGTATTTGAAGAATGCCATAGTAAGCACTGGGGTACACGTGATACTTGTGCATGCTTTCTTTTGCATGGGTCAAGGTATAACTGAGAAAACCGTGTCTCTAATGGATGACTTCCCAACCATTATATCTACAACAGCCAAAATTCTAAGGCTATGTGATGACTTGGAAGGCGATAAG GATGTTAATTGTGAGGGTAATGATGGGTCGTATTCGAAGTGTTACATGAAAGATAACCCAGGAGTTTCTATTGGACTAACAAAGGAGCATATGAGTGAACAAATTTCAGATGCATGGAAACAACTCAACAAAGAATGTTTGAACACAAATCCATTACCCTCATCTTTTACTAAACTTTGTCTCAATGCTGCACGGATGGTACCAATAATGTACAATTATGATGGGAATACTCCTTCAAAGCTAGAGGAGTATGTGAAATCGTTGCTTAATGATGGTGGTTACTTACAAAGTATTCATTCCCCAACATCAGAGCATTCTACAGTATGA